In a single window of the Anas acuta chromosome 24, bAnaAcu1.1, whole genome shotgun sequence genome:
- the KCNA10 gene encoding potassium voltage-gated channel subfamily A member 10, producing MMDVSSWKEMEVALVSFDNADQIVEDPCYSNDLSPAGQSRKGHPSCPNLLSNWRILINSENANNETIFSRFSAELSEHLVGERVGMEEGDQRVIINIAGLRFETRLKTLNQFPETLLGDPEKRMRYFDSMRNEYFFDRNRPSFDGILYYYQSGGKIRRPANVPIDVFADEITFYELGDEAMDQFREDEGFIKDPETLLPTNDFHRQFWLLFEYPESSSAARGVALVSVLVIVISIIIFCMETLPEFREEREFKSTQELSKNLTDTLLAHSTFTDPFFVIETACIVWFSFELFVRFIVCPSKTDFFRNIMNIIDIVSIIPYFVTLTTELIQQSELNGQQNMSLAILRIIRLVRVFRIFKLSRHSKGLQILGQTLKASMRELGLLIFFLFIGVILFSSAVYFAEVDEPQSHFSSIPDGFWWAVVTMTTVGYGDMCPTTLGGKIVGTLCAIAGVLTIALPVPVIVSNFNYFYHRETENEEKQILPGEVERMLASVVTGNGSMESLNKTNGGYPRDKAKK from the coding sequence ATGATGGACGTGTCCAGTTGGAAGGAGATGGAGGTGGCACTAGTCAGTTTTGACAACGCTGATCAGATTGTGGAGGATCCCTGTTATTCAAATGACCTCAGTCCCGCTGGGCAGTCGCGGAAGGGCCATCCCAGCTGCCCCAACCTCCTCTCCAACTGGAGAATCCTCATCAACAGTGAAAACGCCAACAATGAGACCATTTTCTCCAGGTTCTCTGCTGAGCTCAGTGAGCACCTGGTGGGGGAACGGGTGGGCATGGAAGAGGGGGACCAACGAGTCATCATCAATATTGCTGGGCTGAGGTTTGAGACACGGCTCAAGACCCTCAACCAGTTCCCGGAGACCTTGCTTGGGGACCCAGAAAAGAGGATGCGTTACTTCGACTCCATGAGGAATGAATATTTCTTTGACAGGAATAGGCCCAGTTTTGATGGGATCTTGTACTATTACCAGTCTGGTGGGAAAATCCGGCGTCCAGCCAATGTACCTATTGATGTCTTTGCTGATGAAATCACCTTCTATGAGCTGGGTGATGAAGCCATGGACCAGTTCAGGGAGGACGAAGGGTTTATCAAGGACCCTGAGACCCTCTTACCAACCAATGACTTTCATAGGCAATTCTGGCTGCTCTTTGAGTACCCCGAAAGCTCCAGTGCAGCCAGAGGCGTAGCTTTGGTCTCTGTCCTGGTCATTGTCATCTCCATCATCATCTTCTGCATGGAGACCTTGCCAGAGTTCAGGGAGGAAAGAGAATTTAAGTCCACCCAGGAGCTTTCTAAGAATCTGACAGACACCTTGCTGGCCCACAGCACCTTCACAGACCCTTTCTTCGTCATAGAGACTGCCTGCATCGTCTGGTTCTCCTTTGAGCTGTTTGTCCGGTTCATCGTGTGCCCCAGCAAGACTGACTTCTTCAGAAATATCATGAATATTATTGATATTGTGTCCATTATCCCCTACTTTGTAACTCTCACCACCGAGCTGATCCAGCAGAGCGAACTCAATGGGCAGCAGAACATGTCCTTGGCCATCCTGCGGATCATCCGTCTGGTCAGAGTCTTCCGCATCTTCAAGCTCTCCCGGCACTCCAAGGGGCTGCAGATCCTGGGGCAGACCCTTAAGGCTAGcatgagggagctgggcttgctcatcttcttcctcttcattggCGTCATCCTCTTCTCCAGTGCTGTCTACTTTGCAGAAGTGGACGAGCCACAGTCCCATTTCTCCAGCATCCCTGATGGCTTCTGGTGGGCCGTGGTCACGATGACAACCGTCGGCTATGGTGACATGTGTCCCACCACCCTGGGTGGGAAGATTGTGGGGACTCTGTGCGCAATTGCAGGAGTATTGACCATTGCGCTGCCCGTCCCTGTCATAGTCTCAAACTTCAACTATTTCTACCACAGGGAGACAGAGAATGAAGAGAAGCAAATTCTGCCTGGGGAGGTGGAGAGAATGCTCGCCAGTGTGGTGACGGGAAATGGCAGCATGGAGTCACTCAATAAGACCAATGGGGGTTACCCTCGAGATAAGGCCAAAAAATGA